From Streptomyces asiaticus, one genomic window encodes:
- a CDS encoding helix-turn-helix transcriptional regulator: MDRIGNAAAHLGHPFGDSSVRPGQALLVDGPLACGKTTLLRSFAERASEAGYLAVTATCSPSERDLPFGVVSQLARGVWKLPGGLPEVPGLSAILHGTSDPADQAETARLCHRLCTSLIDHAEHTPLLLAVDDVRHSDPASAHFLLQLVRRLDAARIAAVFTDDLSLPAPSLPLRYELLRSQSLRRIGLGPLNREQVADVVVAELGETASHRAGDVYAATGGNRLLLHTLLSDYREHGEPRQAGYGQSFLSCLHRNEPIFLDVVRALAVVGASLPATDLAWLTGQEPEPISQVLAALTGAGLMDEGAFRHEAARLGVLNDMSARERRTLHQRAARLLHDQGRPATTIARHLVRAGQIPDSWPAEVLLEVAEQVAVGEEPSIAVDLLEQSFEQCPHEERRAALQAKLAEAEWKINPSTATRHHTPLYGAVRAGRLGLPDSVTLLMQLLWKGGLTDVEGLLAHLRDDPAATDQLHAIEAALTCTYPWLAERRTAPAHHGGSAATRAAVWPRAGTVLADVLTGGQTHDTVRRAEEVLRELQLGHDPACQEQAGLFALLALVYGGRIDLASAWCEGALGETGGGPHVPMRQAVLAAARSEIALRRGDLAEAAERARAALTHASPGAWGVAIGLPLGALILACTRMGRHEEAGFHVAQTVPNAMFKSTYGLHYLFARGHYFLAANRHQAALADFLLCGELLTDWGLSSGCDPVPWRIGAAEAWLAQGNHDQARILVYQQLSRPHTDGARARGQSLRLLAATSSAKRRPQLLNEAVGLFTEQEDKYELARTLWDLSQAYHALGEKKQARRTMRRAWHVAKMCDAASLYEEWLPADDPSQATALMPKTDTGIERLTHSERRVASLAAMGYTNREIAGKLYVTASTVEQHLTRVFRKLDIKHREQLPTELYADRMELA, translated from the coding sequence ATGGACAGAATAGGGAATGCCGCGGCGCACCTCGGACATCCATTCGGTGACTCTTCGGTGCGGCCCGGGCAGGCCCTTCTCGTGGACGGGCCGCTGGCATGCGGCAAGACGACCCTGCTCCGGTCGTTCGCCGAGCGGGCCTCGGAGGCCGGCTACCTCGCCGTCACGGCGACGTGTTCCCCCAGCGAGCGGGACCTCCCCTTCGGCGTCGTCTCCCAACTGGCCCGCGGGGTCTGGAAGTTACCAGGCGGGCTGCCCGAGGTGCCGGGGCTGTCGGCCATCCTCCACGGGACCAGCGATCCGGCGGACCAGGCCGAGACCGCCCGGCTGTGCCATCGGCTGTGCACCTCGCTGATCGACCATGCGGAGCACACCCCGCTGCTGCTCGCCGTGGACGATGTGCGGCACAGCGACCCGGCCTCCGCGCACTTCCTCCTCCAGCTGGTGCGCCGCCTGGACGCGGCACGTATCGCGGCCGTGTTCACCGACGACCTGAGCCTGCCCGCGCCGTCCCTGCCGCTCCGCTACGAACTGCTGCGCTCCCAGAGCCTGCGCCGGATCGGCCTGGGCCCGCTCAACCGCGAGCAGGTGGCGGACGTGGTCGTGGCGGAGCTGGGCGAGACCGCGAGCCACCGCGCCGGCGACGTCTACGCCGCCACCGGCGGCAACCGGCTGTTGCTGCACACCCTGCTTTCCGACTACCGCGAGCACGGCGAGCCCCGCCAGGCGGGCTACGGACAGTCCTTCCTGAGCTGTCTGCACCGCAATGAGCCGATCTTCCTGGACGTGGTGCGCGCGCTGGCCGTGGTGGGCGCGTCCTTACCCGCCACCGACCTCGCCTGGCTGACCGGCCAGGAACCCGAGCCCATCAGCCAGGTGCTGGCGGCGCTGACCGGGGCCGGGCTGATGGACGAGGGCGCGTTCCGGCACGAGGCGGCGCGGCTCGGCGTGCTCAACGACATGTCGGCGCGGGAGCGCAGGACCCTGCACCAGCGGGCCGCGCGGCTGCTGCACGACCAGGGCAGGCCCGCCACCACGATCGCCCGCCATCTGGTGCGCGCCGGGCAGATCCCCGACTCGTGGCCCGCGGAGGTGCTGCTGGAGGTGGCCGAGCAGGTGGCGGTGGGCGAAGAGCCGTCCATCGCCGTCGACCTGCTGGAGCAGTCCTTCGAGCAGTGTCCGCACGAAGAGCGGCGCGCCGCCCTCCAGGCCAAACTCGCCGAGGCGGAATGGAAGATCAACCCCTCCACCGCCACCCGCCACCACACACCGCTCTACGGCGCCGTCCGCGCCGGCCGGCTCGGCCTCCCCGACAGCGTCACCCTCCTCATGCAACTCCTGTGGAAGGGCGGTCTGACCGACGTGGAGGGGCTGCTCGCCCATCTGCGCGACGACCCCGCCGCCACGGACCAGCTCCACGCCATCGAGGCGGCGCTCACCTGCACCTACCCCTGGCTGGCCGAGCGGCGCACCGCCCCGGCACACCACGGCGGCTCCGCGGCCACGCGGGCGGCGGTGTGGCCCCGGGCCGGCACCGTGCTGGCCGACGTGCTCACCGGCGGCCAGACCCATGACACCGTACGGCGCGCCGAGGAGGTACTGCGCGAACTTCAGCTCGGCCACGACCCGGCATGCCAGGAGCAGGCGGGACTGTTCGCCCTGCTCGCGCTGGTCTACGGCGGCCGGATCGACCTGGCGTCCGCCTGGTGCGAGGGCGCGCTCGGCGAGACCGGCGGGGGACCGCACGTCCCCATGCGGCAGGCGGTGCTGGCGGCGGCCAGGTCGGAGATCGCCCTGCGCCGCGGTGACCTCGCCGAGGCCGCGGAGCGGGCCCGGGCAGCCCTCACCCATGCCTCCCCCGGCGCGTGGGGCGTGGCGATCGGGCTGCCGCTCGGCGCCCTCATCCTGGCGTGCACACGGATGGGCCGGCACGAGGAAGCGGGGTTCCACGTCGCGCAGACCGTGCCCAACGCCATGTTCAAGAGCACCTACGGGCTGCACTACCTCTTCGCCCGCGGCCACTACTTCCTCGCCGCCAACCGCCACCAGGCGGCGCTCGCGGACTTCCTGCTGTGCGGCGAACTGCTCACCGACTGGGGGCTGAGCAGCGGCTGCGACCCGGTGCCGTGGCGGATCGGGGCGGCGGAGGCCTGGCTCGCACAGGGCAACCACGACCAGGCCCGGATCCTGGTCTACCAGCAGCTCAGCCGTCCGCACACGGACGGGGCCAGGGCCCGCGGGCAGTCGCTGCGCCTCCTGGCGGCCACCAGCTCGGCCAAGCGGCGGCCGCAGTTGCTCAACGAGGCGGTGGGGCTGTTCACCGAGCAGGAGGACAAGTACGAGCTGGCCCGTACGCTGTGGGACCTCAGCCAGGCGTACCACGCGCTCGGGGAGAAGAAGCAGGCCCGCCGGACCATGCGCCGGGCCTGGCACGTGGCGAAGATGTGCGACGCGGCCTCGCTGTACGAGGAGTGGCTGCCGGCCGACGACCCCTCCCAGGCCACGGCGCTGATGCCGAAGACGGACACCGGGATCGAGCGGTTGACCCACTCCGAACGGCGTGTCGCGTCGCTGGCCGCCATGGGCTACACCAACCGGGAGATCGCCGGGAAGCTGTACGTCACGGCCAGCACCGTGGAACAGCATCTGACCCGGGTGTTCCGCAAGCTGGACATCAAGCACCGGGAGCAACTGCCCACCGAACTCTACGCCGACCGCATGGAGTTGGCGTGA
- a CDS encoding class I SAM-dependent methyltransferase, with protein sequence MAQQVDVTEEILGYVRELSLRDDEVLAGLRAETAGLPAAQAMQVMPEEGQLLGLLVRLVGARSVLEIGTFTGYSTLCMARALPADGSLITCDITPKWPQLGRPFWERAGVADRIDVRIGDAKDTLAGLRREGREFDLVFIDADKTGYAHYYEESLALLRRGGLIVLDNTLFFGRVVDPAAQDADTAALREVNKLLREDTRVEISMLTVGDGITLAVKR encoded by the coding sequence ATGGCTCAGCAAGTCGATGTGACCGAAGAAATTCTCGGCTATGTACGGGAACTGTCCCTGCGCGATGACGAGGTCCTGGCCGGGCTGCGGGCGGAGACCGCCGGTCTGCCCGCCGCGCAGGCCATGCAGGTGATGCCCGAGGAAGGTCAGCTCCTCGGGCTCCTGGTGCGGCTCGTCGGCGCCCGTTCGGTGCTGGAGATCGGCACCTTCACCGGATACAGCACACTGTGCATGGCGCGGGCGCTGCCGGCCGACGGCTCGCTGATCACCTGCGACATCACACCGAAGTGGCCGCAGCTCGGCCGCCCGTTCTGGGAGCGCGCCGGGGTGGCGGACCGCATCGATGTGCGCATCGGTGACGCGAAGGACACCCTCGCCGGACTGCGGCGGGAGGGCCGGGAGTTCGACCTGGTCTTCATCGACGCGGACAAGACCGGATACGCCCACTACTACGAGGAGTCGCTGGCGCTGCTCCGGCGCGGCGGGCTCATCGTCCTGGACAACACCCTCTTCTTCGGCCGGGTGGTCGACCCGGCCGCGCAGGACGCCGACACCGCCGCCCTGCGCGAGGTGAACAAGCTGCTCCGGGAGGACACACGCGTCGAGATCAGCATGCTCACCGTGGGGGATGGCATCACGCTCGCGGTCAAGCGCTGA
- a CDS encoding 3-hydroxyacyl-CoA dehydrogenase family protein, which yields MSGHAEAPRLMVLGAGTMGLGITSLAVGHGIPVTVVEVDEARAGRTRAAVTERLRMAQLMGALPAGRPRGELAVTASPADGRDATAVVEAVTEDTPTKAKVLEAVAGLTGAQVPLISNTSSIPIDELAGFIADPARLVGTHFMNPPYLIPTVEVIRGPRTGDAVMSAVTDLLRALERKPVVVGDGPGFVTSRVLHPMINDAIRVVQEGTATVEAVDDLMRECLGHRTGPLRTADLIGLDNLADSLRVLYERTGDSRCAPSELLLEKVRDGHLGRKSGRGFYAYGKELA from the coding sequence ATGAGCGGACATGCGGAAGCGCCGCGGCTCATGGTGCTGGGCGCAGGAACGATGGGACTGGGAATCACCTCGCTCGCCGTCGGCCACGGAATCCCGGTGACGGTCGTCGAGGTGGACGAGGCCAGGGCCGGCCGGACGCGGGCCGCGGTCACCGAACGGCTCCGTATGGCCCAGCTCATGGGAGCCCTGCCGGCCGGCCGGCCGCGGGGCGAGCTGGCGGTCACCGCGTCCCCGGCCGACGGCCGGGACGCCACCGCCGTGGTGGAGGCCGTCACCGAGGACACCCCCACCAAGGCCAAGGTGCTCGAGGCGGTCGCCGGGCTCACCGGAGCCCAGGTGCCACTGATCTCCAACACCTCCTCCATCCCGATCGACGAACTGGCCGGTTTCATCGCCGATCCGGCGCGGCTGGTCGGCACCCACTTCATGAACCCGCCCTATCTGATCCCCACGGTGGAGGTGATCCGCGGCCCCCGCACGGGGGACGCGGTGATGAGCGCCGTGACGGATCTGCTGCGGGCGCTGGAGCGCAAGCCGGTCGTCGTCGGCGACGGGCCGGGGTTCGTCACCAGCCGGGTGCTGCATCCGATGATCAACGACGCGATCCGGGTGGTGCAGGAGGGCACCGCGACGGTGGAGGCCGTGGACGACCTCATGCGGGAGTGCCTGGGCCACCGCACCGGGCCGCTGCGCACCGCGGACCTGATCGGCCTGGACAACCTCGCCGACTCGCTGCGCGTGCTGTACGAACGCACTGGGGACTCCCGGTGCGCGCCGAGCGAATTGCTGCTGGAGAAGGTCCGCGACGGCCACCTGGGCCGCAAGTCGGGCCGCGGGTTCTACGCATACGGGAAGGAACTGGCGTGA
- a CDS encoding acyl carrier protein gives MTISSKPGSHTAETVAQEVQQFLEQRTKQSWDPDTDLFSSGAVSSMFAMELVVHLESTFDVVITGPDLALDNFRTVNAMTGMVLRLREAQP, from the coding sequence GTGACCATCTCATCGAAGCCGGGCAGCCACACCGCCGAGACGGTGGCGCAGGAGGTGCAGCAGTTCCTCGAACAGCGCACCAAGCAGAGCTGGGACCCGGACACCGATCTGTTCAGCAGCGGTGCCGTGTCCTCGATGTTCGCCATGGAACTGGTCGTGCACCTGGAGTCGACCTTCGACGTGGTGATCACCGGCCCCGACCTGGCGCTGGACAACTTCCGCACGGTGAACGCGATGACCGGGATGGTCCTGCGGCTGCGCGAGGCACAGCCGTGA
- a CDS encoding acyl-CoA dehydrogenase family protein, whose translation MTDAATSHAELVSGLIGDRADAWDVAGELPRDLLVKLGASGVLCAQVGPEHGGTGLDSRAGGELTALVGARCSSLRSVMTSQGMAAWTVRRLGGPEQSDTFLPRLTSGDLAAVAFSEPGAGSDLSAMETEIADDGTHVVVTGRKVWITAAHYADLLVVFGTFGGGATAVVVPARAPGVRITRVANPLGCRAAGHADITLDAVRVPADHVLGGTGLPLPLATTAALTYGRMSVAWGCVGILRACLDAATAHTATREQSGRVLAEHQLVARHLAELYVAERHATRACEHASDSWDAGSPDMAVDAVHAKYVASREAAEGAARAVQLLASAGASDGHVVARAYRDAKLMEVIEGTSEICQLILAQHTRKPVQYTRRKVQA comes from the coding sequence GTGACCGACGCCGCCACCAGCCATGCCGAGCTGGTCAGCGGGTTGATCGGGGACCGGGCCGACGCCTGGGACGTGGCCGGGGAGCTGCCCCGCGACCTGCTGGTCAAACTCGGCGCCTCCGGAGTGCTGTGCGCACAGGTCGGCCCCGAGCACGGCGGCACCGGGCTGGACAGCCGGGCGGGCGGGGAGCTCACCGCGCTGGTCGGCGCCCGGTGCAGCTCCCTGCGCAGCGTGATGACCTCGCAGGGCATGGCGGCGTGGACCGTACGGAGACTCGGCGGCCCGGAGCAGTCGGACACCTTTCTGCCCCGGCTGACCTCCGGTGACCTGGCGGCGGTCGCGTTCAGCGAGCCAGGGGCGGGCAGCGACCTGTCGGCGATGGAGACCGAGATCGCCGACGACGGCACACACGTGGTCGTCACCGGGCGGAAGGTGTGGATCACCGCCGCCCACTACGCCGATCTGCTGGTGGTGTTCGGCACGTTTGGGGGCGGCGCCACGGCCGTGGTCGTGCCCGCCCGGGCGCCCGGAGTCCGGATCACCCGGGTGGCGAACCCGCTGGGCTGCCGTGCCGCGGGCCACGCGGACATCACCCTGGACGCGGTCCGGGTGCCCGCCGACCACGTACTCGGTGGCACCGGGCTGCCGCTGCCCCTCGCGACCACCGCCGCGCTCACCTACGGGCGGATGTCCGTGGCGTGGGGGTGTGTCGGCATTCTGCGCGCGTGTCTGGACGCCGCCACCGCGCACACCGCCACCCGGGAGCAGTCCGGCCGCGTACTCGCCGAGCACCAGTTGGTGGCCCGGCACCTGGCCGAGCTGTATGTCGCGGAGCGGCACGCCACCCGGGCCTGCGAACACGCCAGTGACTCCTGGGACGCCGGCTCGCCCGACATGGCGGTGGACGCGGTGCACGCCAAGTACGTGGCCTCGCGCGAGGCGGCCGAGGGCGCGGCCCGCGCCGTACAGCTCCTGGCGTCCGCCGGGGCCTCCGACGGCCATGTGGTGGCCCGGGCGTACCGCGACGCCAAGCTGATGGAAGTCATCGAGGGCACCAGCGAGATCTGCCAGCTCATCCTGGCCCAGCACACGCGGAAGCCGGTCCAGTACACGCGGAGGAAGGTGCAAGCATGA
- a CDS encoding HAD-IIIC family phosphatase yields MTEGKPVSGSEPPTAVKCLVWDLDNTLWRGTLLEDGEVPPFEWVRDVITTLDERGILQSVASKNDHDHAWARLEALGLAEYFVLPHIGWGPKSEAVRAIAERLNFAHRAMAFVDDQPAERAEVAYRLPEVRCYKAEDVAGLTGLPEFSPAVVTVDSRQRRTMYQSGFRRDAERAEFSGPDEEFLRTLDIRMAIARATERELSRVEELTLRTSQMNATGVHYADSVLRGLLTDPAHEVLVLTMGDRFGTHGAVGIVLLERHPKVWHLKLLATSCRVVSYGAGSTVLNWLADQAARAGVHLAADFRRTDRNRMMEVAYRFAGFAETTCGCAAALAPPGEEGVERLHLTPAFQPAPTTLRLTAPDLADAALPHSR; encoded by the coding sequence ATGACGGAGGGGAAGCCCGTGAGCGGGAGCGAGCCGCCGACGGCCGTCAAATGTCTCGTCTGGGACCTGGACAACACCCTGTGGCGCGGCACCCTGCTCGAGGACGGGGAGGTGCCGCCGTTCGAGTGGGTGCGCGATGTCATCACCACCCTCGACGAACGTGGCATTCTCCAGTCGGTCGCCAGCAAGAACGACCATGACCACGCCTGGGCGCGCCTGGAGGCGCTCGGTCTCGCCGAGTACTTCGTCCTGCCGCACATCGGCTGGGGCCCCAAGTCGGAAGCGGTGCGCGCCATCGCGGAGCGGCTGAACTTCGCCCACCGCGCCATGGCCTTCGTGGACGACCAGCCCGCCGAACGCGCCGAGGTCGCCTACCGGCTCCCCGAGGTGCGCTGCTACAAGGCCGAGGACGTGGCCGGGCTCACCGGACTGCCCGAGTTCAGCCCCGCCGTGGTCACCGTGGACTCGCGGCAGCGGCGGACCATGTACCAGTCGGGGTTCCGCCGGGACGCCGAGCGGGCCGAATTCAGCGGCCCCGACGAGGAGTTCCTGCGCACCCTGGACATCCGGATGGCCATCGCCCGCGCCACCGAGCGGGAGCTGTCCCGGGTCGAGGAACTGACCCTGCGCACCAGCCAGATGAATGCCACCGGTGTGCACTACGCCGACTCCGTACTGCGCGGACTGCTCACCGACCCCGCCCATGAGGTGCTGGTCCTCACGATGGGCGACCGGTTCGGCACGCACGGGGCCGTCGGCATCGTGCTGCTGGAGAGGCATCCGAAGGTGTGGCATCTGAAACTGCTCGCCACCTCCTGCCGCGTGGTCTCCTACGGCGCCGGATCCACCGTGCTGAACTGGCTGGCCGACCAGGCGGCGCGGGCCGGGGTGCACCTGGCCGCCGACTTCCGGCGCACCGACCGCAACCGGATGATGGAGGTCGCCTACCGCTTCGCCGGGTTCGCCGAAACCACCTGCGGGTGCGCCGCCGCCCTCGCGCCCCCCGGCGAGGAGGGGGTCGAACGCCTCCACCTCACCCCCGCGTTCCAGCCGGCCCCGACGACGTTGCGACTGACGGCGCCTGACCTCGCCGACGCGGCGCTGCCGCACTCCCGCTGA
- a CDS encoding carbamoyltransferase family protein — protein MITVLVLGLNGNFSAADTDVVPQLGEVFFHDSAASLIRDGELVAAVEEERLNRIKKTTKFPLNAVRECLALAGARPEDVDAVGYYFPESHIDTVLNHLYTEYPRVPLRYSRELIRERLKEGLDWDLPDEKLVYVPHHEAHAYSSYLHSGMDSALVLVLDGRGELHSGTVYRAEGTQLEKLADYPVAKSLGGLYLNATYLLGYGFGDEYKVMGLAPWGDPATYRDTFAKLYTLRDNGEYELHGNIMVPNLVSPLFYAEGFRPRRKGEPFTQAHRDFAAALQETVEKIVLHILQHWAKTSGLSRLCFGGGVAHNSSLNGLILKSGLFDEVFVHPASHDAGAGEGAAYAAAASLGTLQRPRRRLLSASLGPALGDREWIRARLADWAPLIDVEFPDDAVETAAGLLAGGEVLGWAYGRSEFGPRALGHRSIVADARPEENRTRINAMVKKREGFRPFAPVVTAEAAPDYFDLSGAEGHHEFMSFVVPVLPERRTELGAVTHVDGTARVQVVSAESGERFHRLVRRFGELTGTPVLLNTSFNNNAEPIVQSLDDVVTSFLTTDLDALVVEDCLVRAKPSPDLGALVPRFRPVTRLAERRTAGPDASAGAKTHEISLDYDGGPSAKVSPELYELLGAVDGTTTLGDLAKTVAGGLSEALATEVFALWEQRFLTLTPAGDIGPSADDGTRGR, from the coding sequence GTGATCACTGTGCTTGTGCTCGGGCTCAACGGCAACTTCTCCGCCGCGGACACCGATGTGGTGCCGCAGCTGGGCGAGGTGTTCTTCCACGACTCGGCGGCTTCTTTGATCCGCGACGGCGAACTCGTGGCCGCGGTGGAGGAGGAGCGGCTCAACCGGATCAAAAAGACGACGAAATTTCCCCTCAACGCGGTCCGTGAGTGTCTGGCCCTGGCCGGTGCGCGGCCCGAGGACGTCGACGCGGTGGGCTACTACTTTCCCGAGAGCCACATCGACACCGTCCTCAACCACCTCTACACCGAATATCCGCGGGTGCCCCTGCGCTACTCCCGGGAGCTGATCAGGGAGCGGCTGAAGGAGGGCCTGGACTGGGACCTGCCGGACGAGAAGCTGGTGTACGTACCGCACCACGAGGCACACGCGTACTCCTCGTATCTGCACTCCGGCATGGACTCCGCCCTGGTCCTGGTGCTGGACGGCCGTGGCGAGCTGCACTCCGGCACCGTCTACCGCGCCGAGGGCACACAGCTGGAGAAGCTGGCCGACTACCCCGTGGCCAAGTCACTGGGCGGGCTCTATCTGAACGCCACCTATCTGCTCGGCTACGGCTTCGGCGACGAGTACAAGGTGATGGGCCTGGCCCCCTGGGGCGACCCCGCCACCTACCGCGACACCTTCGCCAAGCTCTACACCCTCCGCGACAACGGCGAGTACGAGCTGCACGGCAACATCATGGTGCCGAACCTGGTCAGCCCGCTGTTCTACGCCGAGGGTTTCCGGCCGCGCCGCAAGGGCGAGCCGTTCACCCAGGCGCACCGCGACTTCGCCGCCGCGCTCCAGGAGACGGTCGAGAAGATCGTGCTGCACATCCTCCAGCACTGGGCGAAGACCAGCGGTCTGTCGCGCCTGTGCTTCGGCGGAGGTGTCGCCCACAACTCCAGCCTCAACGGCCTGATCCTCAAATCCGGCCTGTTCGACGAGGTGTTCGTGCACCCCGCCTCGCACGACGCGGGCGCGGGCGAGGGCGCCGCCTACGCCGCGGCGGCGAGCCTGGGCACCCTCCAGCGGCCGAGGAGGCGGCTGCTCAGCGCGAGCCTCGGCCCGGCGCTCGGCGACCGGGAGTGGATCAGGGCCCGGCTGGCCGACTGGGCGCCGCTGATCGATGTGGAGTTCCCCGACGACGCCGTGGAGACCGCGGCCGGACTCCTCGCCGGGGGAGAGGTGCTCGGCTGGGCCTACGGCCGGTCCGAGTTCGGCCCCCGCGCCCTGGGCCACCGCAGCATCGTCGCGGACGCGCGCCCCGAGGAGAACCGCACCCGCATCAACGCCATGGTGAAGAAGCGCGAGGGCTTCCGGCCGTTCGCCCCGGTGGTCACCGCGGAGGCCGCCCCCGACTACTTCGACCTCTCCGGCGCGGAGGGCCACCACGAGTTCATGTCCTTCGTGGTGCCGGTGCTGCCGGAGCGGCGTACGGAACTCGGCGCGGTCACCCACGTGGACGGCACCGCCCGGGTGCAGGTCGTCTCGGCCGAGTCGGGCGAGCGGTTCCACCGCCTGGTACGGCGGTTCGGCGAGCTCACCGGCACCCCGGTGCTCCTCAACACCTCCTTCAACAACAACGCCGAACCCATCGTGCAGAGCCTCGACGACGTGGTGACCAGCTTCCTCACCACCGACCTGGACGCCCTGGTGGTGGAGGACTGCCTGGTCCGCGCCAAACCCTCGCCCGACCTGGGCGCCCTGGTGCCGCGGTTCCGCCCGGTGACCCGGCTGGCCGAGCGCAGGACCGCCGGTCCTGACGCCTCGGCGGGAGCGAAGACCCACGAGATCTCCCTCGACTACGACGGCGGCCCGTCCGCGAAGGTGTCACCCGAGCTGTACGAACTGCTCGGCGCGGTGGACGGCACCACCACGCTCGGGGACCTGGCCAAGACCGTCGCGGGCGGGCTGTCGGAGGCGCTGGCCACCGAGGTGTTCGCCCTGTGGGAGCAGCGGTTCCTCACCCTGACCCCGGCCGGGGACATCGGGCCGTCGGCGGACGACGGCACCCGGGGGCGCTGA
- a CDS encoding O-linked N-acetylglucosamine transferase codes for MAADPITEVHREVTRLLTKLGRPSGTRPDALVEACVACLEAAQCTAAAATGQEHPDTGAQEALHAVNAAALAIRYALVKAGDERRRAARTGESVTSDT; via the coding sequence ATGGCGGCGGACCCGATCACCGAAGTGCACCGGGAGGTCACCCGGCTGCTGACGAAACTGGGCCGGCCCTCCGGCACCCGCCCGGACGCCCTCGTGGAGGCGTGCGTGGCCTGCCTGGAGGCCGCCCAGTGCACCGCGGCCGCCGCCACCGGCCAGGAACACCCGGACACCGGCGCCCAGGAAGCCCTCCATGCGGTCAACGCGGCCGCCCTGGCCATCAGATACGCCCTGGTCAAGGCGGGCGACGAACGCCGCCGCGCGGCCCGGACGGGGGAGAGCGTCACCTCGGACACCTAG
- the mhpA gene encoding bifunctional 3-(3-hydroxy-phenyl)propionate/3-hydroxycinnamic acid hydroxylase MhpA, with protein sequence MDTARETDGIEAEVLIVGYGPVGQLLSALLAQRGRRVTVVERWPEPYRHPRAVGFDSEAARILASAGIGDSLDKFTEPARDHAWQNTKGETLIDHEVADRGHCTWPEALSAYQPALESALIEHGATLPPLRILRGYEAVGLADDGDRVTLTVVGPDGEKTGLTALWVVGCDGANSLVRTGVGTTMTDLDFSYDWLICDVRLHEHREFRPNNLEICDPARPRTAVSAGPGHRRYEFMRVPADDPDHFGTVESAWELLRLFDVTPDNGVLDRHAVYTFQARWAERWRAGRMLLAGDSAHLMPPFAGQGMCSGFRDAANLAWKLDLVLGGHAAPTLLDTYTTERRAHVRHAVEMSVGLGRVVCMADPAAAADRDAAMLAARKRNIGPSAARRSVVKPLVDGLLRKDGQGRPAPYAGQAGPQWRVRRAGTTGLFDDVVGTGFVLLYAEDVVPALDARRLKFLDGIGTRLVRMVPADTPTADLAPRDALDVEDRYLPYLSEMDALAVLVRPDFYLFGIARDEDELHSLVDDLATQLNPPPTHRS encoded by the coding sequence GTGGACACCGCGCGAGAGACGGACGGCATCGAGGCCGAGGTGCTGATCGTCGGCTATGGGCCGGTGGGCCAGCTGCTGTCGGCGCTGCTGGCCCAGCGCGGCCGGCGGGTGACGGTGGTGGAGCGCTGGCCGGAGCCGTACCGGCACCCCCGGGCGGTCGGGTTCGACAGTGAGGCCGCGCGCATTCTGGCCTCGGCCGGGATCGGCGACTCGCTCGACAAGTTCACCGAACCCGCGCGGGACCACGCCTGGCAGAACACCAAGGGCGAGACGCTGATCGACCACGAGGTGGCCGACCGGGGCCACTGCACCTGGCCGGAGGCGCTGTCCGCCTATCAACCCGCCCTGGAGTCCGCGCTGATCGAGCACGGGGCGACGTTGCCACCGCTGCGGATCCTGCGCGGATACGAGGCGGTGGGACTCGCGGACGACGGCGACCGTGTGACCTTGACCGTGGTCGGCCCGGACGGGGAGAAGACGGGCCTCACCGCGCTGTGGGTGGTCGGCTGCGACGGCGCGAACAGCCTGGTGCGGACGGGTGTCGGCACCACCATGACGGACCTGGACTTCTCGTACGACTGGCTGATCTGCGACGTGCGGTTGCACGAACACCGCGAGTTCCGGCCGAACAACCTGGAGATCTGCGACCCGGCACGCCCCCGGACGGCGGTGTCCGCGGGCCCCGGCCACCGGCGGTACGAGTTCATGCGGGTGCCCGCGGACGACCCCGACCACTTCGGCACCGTGGAGAGCGCCTGGGAGCTGCTGCGGCTGTTCGATGTGACGCCCGACAACGGCGTCCTGGACCGGCACGCGGTCTACACCTTCCAGGCCCGCTGGGCCGAGCGCTGGCGGGCCGGACGGATGCTGCTGGCCGGGGACTCGGCACACCTCATGCCGCCGTTCGCGGGGCAGGGCATGTGCTCGGGCTTCCGTGACGCGGCCAACCTGGCCTGGAAGCTGGACCTGGTCCTCGGCGGACACGCGGCACCGACGCTGCTGGACACCTACACCACCGAGCGGCGGGCACATGTGCGGCACGCGGTGGAGATGTCGGTGGGCCTGGGCCGGGTGGTGTGCATGGCGGACCCGGCCGCGGCGGCGGACCGTGACGCGGCGATGCTGGCCGCACGCAAACGCAACATCGGCCCGAGCGCCGCCCGCCGCTCCGTGGTGAAGCCGCTCGTGGACGGGCTGCTGCGAAAGGACGGTCAGGGCCGCCCGGCACCGTACGCCGGCCAGGCGGGCCCCCAGTGGCGAGTCCGCCGCGCGGGGACCACCGGCCTGTTCGACGACGTGGTGGGCACCGGTTTCGTCCTCCTCTACGCCGAGGACGTGGTCCCGGCGCTGGACGCACGACGCCTGAAGTTCCTCGACGGCATCGGCACCCGACTGGTCCGCATGGTCCCCGCGGACACACCCACGGCCGACCTGGCCCCACGGGACGCGCTGGACGTGGAGGACCGATACCTGCCCTACCTGTCGGAGATGGACGCGCTGGCGGTGCTGGTACGCCCGGACTTCTACCTGTTCGGCATCGCGAGGGACGAGGACGAACTCCACTCCCTGGTGGACGACTTGGCCACGCAGCTGAACCCGCCCCCCACCCACCGCTCGTAA